A window of Sphingobium herbicidovorans contains these coding sequences:
- the parE gene encoding DNA topoisomerase IV subunit B, with protein MSDLFASQPLSSPGYDASSIEVLEGLEPVRRRPGMYIGGTDERALHHLASEVLDNSMDEAVAGHATRIEVLLEPGNKLTITDNGRGIPVGLHPKFPDKSALEVILTTLHSGGKFTDKAYATSGGLHGVGISVVNALSAVTVVEVAINKELFRQSFSKGLPTSGLEKVGAAPNRRGTSVSFIPDHEIFGEQKFKPARLYRLARSKAYLFAGVEIRWKCAPELISDDTPAEAVFQFPGGLADHLKEQVGSRECATSAFFSGSQDFPDTAGRVEWAIAWPLWSDGSYSWYCNTIPTPDGGTHETGVRAALVKGIRAFAELVGNKKAKDITADDIVTSSEIMLSVFIRDPQFQSQTKDRLTSPEAARLVENAVRDHFDHFLSDHMERGKALLAYVIDRMDERLKRKAEKEVKRKTATSARKLRLPGKLTDCSTDDPDGTEIFLVEGDSAGGSAKQARDRKTQAILPLRGKILNVASANNAKILANQEIADMILALGCGTRKDCNPDNLRYERIVIMTDADVDGAHIATLLMTFFFQEMTELVRRGHLYLAQPPLYRLTAGGKSLYAKDDAHREELLRTEFKGKKVDISRFKGLGEMNPMQLRETTMDPKTRGLIRITLPDDIEDRQQVRELVDRLMGTNPAHRFAFIQENAATVDEEAIDA; from the coding sequence ATGTCCGATCTGTTCGCGAGCCAGCCCCTTTCTTCCCCCGGTTATGACGCATCATCCATCGAAGTTCTGGAAGGGCTGGAACCGGTGCGCCGCCGACCCGGCATGTATATCGGCGGCACGGACGAACGCGCGCTGCACCACCTCGCCAGCGAAGTGCTCGACAACAGCATGGACGAAGCGGTCGCAGGCCACGCGACGCGGATCGAGGTCTTGCTGGAACCCGGAAACAAGCTGACCATCACTGACAATGGCCGCGGCATCCCGGTCGGGCTGCACCCCAAATTTCCTGACAAGTCAGCGCTGGAGGTGATCCTCACCACCCTCCATTCGGGCGGCAAGTTCACGGACAAGGCCTATGCTACGTCGGGCGGCCTCCACGGCGTTGGCATCAGCGTTGTGAACGCGCTGTCGGCGGTGACCGTGGTCGAAGTCGCCATCAACAAGGAATTGTTCCGCCAGAGCTTCTCCAAGGGCCTTCCGACCAGCGGCCTTGAAAAGGTCGGCGCGGCGCCCAACCGGCGCGGCACATCGGTCAGCTTCATCCCCGACCATGAAATTTTCGGCGAGCAGAAGTTCAAGCCCGCGCGGCTTTACCGCCTCGCCCGCTCGAAAGCCTATCTGTTTGCAGGCGTCGAAATCCGCTGGAAATGCGCGCCCGAACTCATCAGCGACGACACGCCCGCCGAAGCCGTGTTCCAATTCCCTGGCGGCCTTGCCGATCATCTTAAGGAACAGGTCGGATCGCGCGAATGCGCCACCAGCGCCTTCTTCTCCGGCAGTCAGGACTTTCCCGATACGGCGGGCCGCGTCGAATGGGCGATCGCCTGGCCGCTCTGGTCGGATGGCAGCTACAGCTGGTATTGCAACACCATTCCGACGCCGGACGGCGGCACGCATGAAACCGGCGTCCGCGCCGCGCTGGTAAAGGGCATCCGCGCATTTGCCGAGCTGGTCGGGAACAAGAAGGCGAAGGATATTACCGCCGATGACATCGTTACCTCGTCGGAAATCATGCTGTCGGTATTCATCCGCGACCCGCAATTCCAGAGCCAGACCAAGGACCGCCTGACCAGTCCAGAGGCCGCACGCCTGGTGGAAAACGCCGTGCGCGACCATTTCGACCATTTCCTGTCCGACCATATGGAACGTGGCAAGGCGCTGCTCGCCTATGTCATCGACCGCATGGACGAGCGGCTTAAGCGCAAGGCTGAAAAAGAGGTCAAGCGCAAGACAGCGACCAGCGCGCGCAAGCTCCGCCTGCCTGGCAAGCTGACCGACTGTTCGACCGACGATCCAGACGGCACGGAAATCTTTCTGGTCGAGGGCGACTCGGCCGGTGGATCGGCCAAGCAGGCGCGCGACCGCAAGACGCAGGCGATCCTGCCCCTGCGCGGCAAGATATTGAACGTCGCCTCCGCCAACAACGCGAAGATCCTCGCCAACCAGGAAATCGCCGACATGATCCTGGCGCTGGGCTGCGGCACGCGCAAGGACTGTAATCCCGACAATCTTCGCTATGAACGCATCGTCATCATGACCGACGCAGACGTCGATGGCGCGCATATCGCGACACTACTCATGACTTTCTTTTTCCAGGAAATGACGGAGCTGGTGCGGCGCGGGCATCTCTACCTCGCCCAGCCGCCGCTCTACCGCCTGACCGCAGGGGGCAAGAGCCTTTACGCCAAGGATGACGCCCATCGCGAGGAGCTGCTACGCACCGAGTTCAAGGGCAAGAAGGTCGATATCAGCCGCTTCAAGGGCTTGGGCGAAATGAACCCGATGCAGCTGCGCGAAACGACCATGGACCCCAAGACGCGCGGTCTTATTCGCATCACACTGCCCGACGATATCGAGGATCGGCAGCAGGTGCGCGAACTGGTCGATCGGCTGATGGGCACCAACCCTGCCCACCGCTTCGCCTTCATCCAGGAAAATGCCGCAACGGTGGACGAAGAAGCGATCGACGCCTGA
- a CDS encoding cell wall hydrolase has protein sequence MSALVRSVGIAAPVAVAVAMAAAWHADQPRPAMQAKIVEAAPAVPRQYMALVAMTEQADPVSEGEKAREENQRLGFVDGGMAVARPFRAVGQAGEDHDRALQCLTQAIYYEAAREPEGGQRAVAQVVLNRVRHPAFAKTVCGVVYQQFNAAVCQFSFVCDGSLARRPLPALWDRAKRIASDALAGRVEKSVGTATHYHADYVFPRWAPHLGKLAQIGAHIFYRWPGSWGLPGAFTGRYAGGEHIPAFDASRLTAVAEPVTDYPPVAALPERRAANDLGGRMDPSKGWKLSIADPSPSGSALGDMVARQQKAAPIALAADDHNFQGVQP, from the coding sequence ATGAGCGCGCTGGTTCGCAGCGTCGGCATTGCAGCGCCGGTTGCGGTTGCGGTGGCCATGGCCGCTGCCTGGCATGCCGATCAGCCGCGTCCAGCGATGCAGGCGAAGATCGTGGAGGCCGCTCCGGCGGTTCCGCGTCAATATATGGCGCTGGTCGCGATGACCGAGCAGGCCGATCCGGTGTCTGAGGGCGAGAAGGCGCGGGAGGAAAATCAGCGGCTTGGCTTTGTCGATGGTGGAATGGCGGTGGCCAGGCCGTTCCGCGCGGTGGGGCAAGCGGGCGAGGACCATGACCGCGCGCTGCAATGCCTGACGCAGGCCATATATTATGAAGCCGCGCGCGAACCGGAGGGCGGCCAGCGCGCTGTGGCGCAGGTGGTGCTGAACCGCGTGCGCCACCCGGCCTTCGCCAAGACGGTGTGCGGCGTGGTGTATCAGCAGTTCAACGCTGCCGTCTGCCAGTTCAGCTTCGTCTGTGACGGTTCGCTCGCGCGGCGGCCCTTGCCTGCCCTGTGGGACCGGGCGAAGCGGATCGCGTCGGATGCGCTGGCCGGGCGGGTGGAAAAGAGTGTCGGCACCGCGACCCATTATCATGCCGATTACGTGTTTCCCCGCTGGGCGCCGCATCTGGGCAAGCTGGCGCAGATCGGCGCCCATATCTTCTACCGCTGGCCCGGTAGCTGGGGACTGCCGGGGGCGTTTACCGGACGATATGCAGGTGGAGAGCATATACCGGCGTTCGACGCGTCGCGCCTGACCGCTGTGGCAGAGCCAGTGACGGACTATCCGCCGGTGGCGGCCTTGCCGGAGCGGCGCGCGGCCAATGATCTGGGCGGGCGGATGGACCCCAGCAAGGGCTGGAAACTGTCCATCGCCGACCCTTCACCCAGCGGTAGTGCATTGGGCGACATGGTGGCCCGGCAGCAAAAAGCCGCGCCCATCGCGCTGGCCGCTGACGATCATAATTTCCAAGGGGTGCAACCATGA
- a CDS encoding TolC family protein encodes MTFMRKTCGSLIALCVATMAGTAWAQTTDLKSAISAAIDSHPEINQAVQNKEAIEFEREQAKGLYLPRVSLEASAGVRRLENTTRRAIGIEDQTLWPLEAGLVAEQTIWDSGYRSAEKRRQAARIDGAALRVGERSQFVALNVTRQYLDYMLQQRVVAAAEDNIAFHRKLLGDLGEGVSQGSISIADQQQAEERLQAALVRKSEAEQDLTNAAISFRTLTGLSIDQVSMPDPVTSAVPPTLDEAIGAARTHNPLIREAEADIQAARAVVDEAQSELGPTVTLEGRGRVGEDVDGFRGSTNDVQGRVVLRWQLFNGGINRAKVQEMTRRASEARFRLSQRQREAEEDVRTAWNRWDTEKKRLADLSRQGTVSDSLLVSYREQFNVGRRSLLDVLDSQNTRFNTQVRSETARFSEIFAQYQILAATNQLLDTLGIAQPSGADPYARKKYDVPDLPPAELQRRRYPG; translated from the coding sequence ATGACATTCATGCGCAAGACATGCGGCAGCCTGATCGCCCTTTGTGTGGCGACGATGGCGGGAACGGCCTGGGCCCAGACGACGGACCTGAAAAGCGCGATCTCTGCGGCGATCGACAGCCATCCGGAAATCAACCAGGCGGTCCAGAACAAGGAAGCCATCGAGTTCGAGCGTGAGCAGGCCAAGGGGCTTTACCTGCCGCGCGTCAGCCTCGAAGCGTCGGCGGGCGTGCGGCGGCTGGAAAACACCACGCGGCGCGCCATCGGTATTGAGGATCAGACGCTCTGGCCGCTCGAAGCCGGGCTGGTCGCGGAGCAGACGATCTGGGATTCGGGCTATCGCAGCGCGGAAAAGCGGCGTCAGGCTGCCCGGATCGACGGCGCGGCGTTGCGGGTGGGCGAACGGTCGCAGTTCGTGGCTTTGAACGTCACGCGCCAATATCTCGACTATATGCTTCAGCAGCGGGTGGTCGCGGCGGCGGAGGACAATATCGCCTTCCACCGCAAGCTGCTCGGCGACCTGGGCGAAGGCGTCAGCCAGGGTTCAATCAGCATCGCCGACCAGCAGCAGGCCGAGGAACGGTTGCAAGCCGCGCTCGTCCGCAAAAGCGAGGCTGAGCAGGACCTGACCAATGCAGCCATCAGCTTTCGCACGCTGACTGGCCTGTCGATAGATCAGGTCAGCATGCCCGATCCGGTGACCAGCGCCGTGCCGCCCACGCTCGACGAGGCTATCGGGGCTGCGCGCACGCATAATCCGCTGATCCGGGAGGCCGAGGCCGATATTCAGGCCGCTCGTGCGGTCGTGGATGAAGCCCAGTCCGAACTTGGCCCGACGGTGACGCTGGAAGGGCGTGGACGCGTCGGCGAGGATGTCGATGGCTTCCGCGGCAGCACCAATGACGTGCAGGGCCGCGTTGTCCTGCGCTGGCAGCTGTTCAATGGCGGCATCAACCGGGCCAAGGTGCAGGAGATGACCCGCCGGGCGAGCGAGGCGCGTTTCCGCCTGAGCCAGCGCCAGCGCGAGGCGGAAGAGGATGTCCGCACCGCATGGAACCGTTGGGACACGGAAAAGAAGCGCCTGGCTGACCTGTCGCGGCAGGGTACGGTGTCGGATTCGTTGCTCGTGTCCTATCGCGAGCAGTTCAATGTCGGACGGCGTTCGCTGCTGGACGTTCTGGACAGCCAGAACACGCGTTTCAACACGCAGGTTCGCAGCGAGACGGCGCGCTTCTCGGAAATTTTCGCGCAGTATCAGATCCTGGCCGCGACCAACCAACTGCTCGACACGCTGGGGATCGCGCAGCCTTCGGGCGCGGATCCCTATGCGCGGAAGAAATATGATGTGCCGGATCTGCCGCCCGCCGAATTGCAGCGGCGGCGCTATCCGGGCTGA
- a CDS encoding type I secretion system permease/ATPase, which yields MAEWLSHQGAPGDELADCIAHVARHFDRSPGIVSLRAGLAVDESGRLPYHQAESALDQIGLLTDHVRGRLDKWRTGNLPAILPLRNSRFLLLLDVRQGDALVQLPHASEPVWAPISDLEGHFTGEALVVMADHGRERAEERPWDERARQHWFWREVWRTRGAFGYVMLAAAIINLLAFALPLFTMNVYDRIIPNKAASSLWVLGAGVILAFALDFALRLARARLVDEAGREIDERLSQRLFEKVMNTPLASRAGSTGALARRVSEFESVREFFTSTTVVLAIDVLFLLFFVVIIALLGGWLAIVPVVMMGVMASAGFFLQRSMARLSRDAQADASLQSAALVEAIGGIETLKACRAEGRMLERWRRYARMSAATQEQLRRLSSTSVTLAALCQQVTSIALVIGGFYMFAAGDISMGAIIAIVMLAGRSLAPVGQLAFVIVRARQAITTLGSLQTLIDQPDERLDGARGIIPKIRKGAIVAKDLEFSYPGASQPSLRGINLRVEPGERIGIIGRVASGKSTLGRVICGLYPPADGVLTIDDIDSRQYHPHELRSAFRYVGQDAELFSGSVRENLLLGAREADDEKLLDALERSGASRFFGRDAAGFDLHIGERGNRLSGGQRSFLVLARALVEPAKLLFLDEPTGAMDNQTENLFIDHLEKALEPEQTLIVSTHRHALLRIVDRLIVIDQGVVLADGPRDDIIGQLQRGAGQ from the coding sequence TTGGCCGAATGGCTGAGCCATCAAGGCGCGCCCGGTGACGAGCTGGCCGATTGCATCGCCCATGTGGCGCGGCATTTCGACCGCTCGCCGGGCATCGTCAGCCTCCGCGCGGGGCTGGCGGTCGATGAATCGGGGCGCTTGCCCTATCATCAGGCGGAATCGGCGCTCGACCAGATCGGCCTGCTGACCGATCATGTCCGGGGTCGGCTGGACAAATGGCGGACGGGCAACCTGCCCGCCATATTGCCGCTGCGAAACAGTCGTTTCCTGCTGCTGCTCGATGTGCGGCAGGGGGACGCACTGGTGCAGTTGCCGCATGCCAGCGAGCCCGTATGGGCGCCGATCAGCGACCTTGAGGGGCACTTCACCGGCGAAGCGCTGGTGGTCATGGCCGATCATGGGCGTGAACGCGCCGAGGAACGGCCCTGGGACGAGCGGGCGCGGCAGCACTGGTTCTGGCGTGAGGTGTGGCGGACGCGGGGGGCGTTCGGCTATGTGATGCTCGCCGCCGCGATCATCAACCTGCTCGCCTTCGCGTTGCCGCTGTTCACGATGAACGTCTATGACCGGATCATCCCGAACAAGGCGGCGTCCAGCCTATGGGTGCTGGGCGCGGGCGTGATATTGGCCTTTGCCCTCGACTTCGCGTTGCGGCTGGCGCGGGCGCGGCTGGTCGATGAGGCGGGTCGCGAGATTGACGAACGGCTGTCGCAGCGATTGTTCGAAAAGGTGATGAACACACCGCTCGCCAGCCGCGCGGGCAGCACCGGGGCGCTGGCGCGGCGCGTATCCGAGTTTGAATCGGTGCGCGAGTTCTTCACCTCGACCACCGTCGTCCTGGCGATCGATGTGCTGTTCCTGCTCTTCTTCGTCGTCATCATAGCGCTTTTGGGGGGCTGGCTGGCCATCGTACCGGTCGTCATGATGGGGGTCATGGCGAGCGCAGGATTTTTCCTGCAACGGTCGATGGCCCGCTTGTCAAGGGATGCGCAGGCGGACGCCAGCTTGCAAAGCGCTGCGCTGGTCGAGGCGATTGGCGGCATCGAAACGCTGAAGGCGTGCCGGGCGGAAGGGCGCATGCTGGAACGCTGGCGCCGTTATGCGCGGATGAGCGCCGCGACGCAGGAACAGTTGCGGCGTCTGAGTTCGACCAGCGTCACCCTGGCGGCGCTGTGTCAGCAGGTGACGAGCATCGCGCTGGTCATCGGCGGTTTCTATATGTTCGCGGCGGGCGACATTTCGATGGGCGCGATCATCGCCATCGTCATGCTGGCAGGGCGCTCGCTCGCGCCGGTGGGACAGCTTGCCTTTGTGATCGTGCGGGCGCGGCAGGCCATCACGACGCTGGGCAGCCTGCAAACCCTGATCGACCAGCCCGACGAGCGGCTGGACGGTGCGCGCGGCATTATCCCCAAGATCCGCAAGGGCGCGATCGTAGCCAAGGATCTGGAGTTTTCCTATCCGGGCGCAAGCCAGCCGAGCCTGCGTGGCATCAACCTGCGGGTGGAGCCGGGCGAGCGTATCGGCATCATCGGGCGGGTGGCGTCGGGCAAATCGACGCTGGGTCGTGTGATCTGCGGCCTTTATCCCCCTGCCGATGGCGTGCTGACCATCGACGATATCGATAGCCGCCAATATCATCCGCACGAGTTGCGCTCCGCCTTTCGTTATGTGGGTCAGGACGCTGAACTGTTCAGCGGGTCGGTGCGCGAGAATCTGCTGCTCGGCGCGCGCGAGGCGGACGACGAAAAGCTGCTGGATGCGCTTGAGCGCTCGGGGGCATCGCGTTTCTTTGGGCGCGACGCGGCGGGGTTCGACCTGCATATCGGTGAGCGGGGCAACCGCTTGTCGGGTGGGCAGAGGAGCTTTCTGGTGCTGGCGCGGGCGCTGGTCGAACCGGCCAAGTTGTTGTTCCTGGACGAGCCGACCGGGGCGATGGACAACCAGACCGAAAATCTGTTCATCGACCATCTTGAAAAGGCGCTGGAGCCGGAACAGACGCTGATCGTCTCCACGCATCGCCATGCGTTGCTGCGCATCGTCGATAGGCTGATAGTGATCGATCAGGGCGTTGTGCTGGCAGACGGGCCGCGCGACGACATCATCGGGCAACTACAACGCGGGGCGGGGCAATGA
- a CDS encoding OmpA family protein, whose translation MMKNGVGRIASFGLLMGMMSSAAWAAPASPLLQLSKAELNDTLRSRYDTAVAASGDASLRAAQDSRWTWAVEAKNQCGIAIGFIKSGTKDADSINKCDEFVARLSASPPPPVSAAVPAPPALDCTAPAVSIFFDWNMDTPLPEGAATVGQLTQSVGQCGWTRFGVTGYTDTSGSTRYNDGLSLRRAQNVASLLGQGGIAADAITVSGLGETQLKIETADGVREPMNRRVEITASTN comes from the coding sequence ATGATGAAAAACGGGGTGGGAAGGATTGCGTCCTTCGGCCTGCTGATGGGGATGATGTCGAGCGCGGCCTGGGCCGCGCCTGCTTCGCCCCTCTTGCAGCTGAGCAAGGCGGAGCTGAACGATACGCTGAGAAGCCGTTACGATACGGCGGTGGCGGCAAGCGGGGACGCCAGCCTGCGGGCGGCGCAGGACAGCCGCTGGACCTGGGCCGTCGAGGCCAAGAACCAGTGCGGCATCGCGATCGGCTTCATCAAATCCGGCACTAAGGATGCGGACAGCATCAACAAGTGCGACGAGTTTGTGGCGCGCCTTTCGGCGTCGCCACCGCCGCCGGTGTCGGCCGCAGTTCCAGCCCCACCCGCGCTGGACTGTACCGCACCGGCGGTGTCCATCTTCTTTGACTGGAACATGGATACGCCGCTGCCCGAGGGGGCGGCGACGGTCGGTCAGCTGACGCAGTCGGTCGGTCAGTGCGGATGGACGCGTTTCGGCGTCACCGGTTACACCGACACATCGGGCAGCACCCGTTACAATGACGGCCTGTCGCTGCGCCGCGCGCAGAATGTCGCCAGCCTGCTGGGTCAGGGCGGCATTGCCGCGGACGCCATCACGGTCAGTGGCCTGGGCGAGACCCAGTTGAAGATCGAAACGGCCGATGGCGTGCGCGAGCCGATGAACCGCCGCGTCGAAATCACGGCAAGCACGAATTGA
- a CDS encoding transglutaminase-like cysteine peptidase, which translates to MSGFVPSLLSTALRAVPALLLAGSGGHATAQAPLAPSSPPYNGQSRAAYSPADRISTNLLAGGMSRLAAISAQQGGTVSSDWAPPSQLPSAIVNGRRIGDLLGKLPGWQLQGVQLSMVTAGLNYHQPDLTPAFMRGFTPAPAPENSAFVTQMRPAQPKPQPAPRIGQPDIFGSVALPIGRTTLDAKWASVAQPLDSRGLWSNMVHAARAAGPQQQVEMINRWVNQRLRFTDDRNRGDSWAPASQSLLRGSGDCEDYAIAKMKLLEAAGFDRRAMFLVIARDLVRQADHAVLAVRIDRDLMILDNMTDQILPSSQVSDYRPIMSFNAYGRWTHGYRVTTPPPVRFAAR; encoded by the coding sequence ATGTCAGGCTTCGTCCCGTCCCTTCTCTCCACTGCATTGCGCGCCGTTCCGGCGCTGCTGCTGGCAGGATCAGGCGGTCATGCGACCGCGCAGGCGCCCCTCGCGCCATCCTCGCCCCCCTATAACGGGCAGAGCCGCGCGGCCTATTCCCCGGCCGACCGCATTTCGACGAACCTTCTCGCGGGTGGCATGAGCCGCCTTGCCGCGATCAGCGCACAGCAAGGCGGCACGGTCAGCAGCGACTGGGCGCCCCCATCGCAGCTGCCGTCGGCGATCGTTAACGGCCGCCGGATCGGCGATCTATTGGGCAAGCTGCCGGGATGGCAGTTGCAGGGCGTCCAACTTTCGATGGTCACCGCTGGACTAAATTATCATCAGCCCGACCTTACACCCGCCTTCATGCGCGGGTTTACGCCAGCGCCAGCGCCGGAAAACAGCGCCTTTGTGACTCAGATGCGTCCGGCTCAGCCCAAGCCCCAGCCCGCGCCGCGCATCGGTCAACCTGACATTTTCGGCTCCGTCGCCCTGCCCATCGGGCGCACGACGCTCGACGCCAAATGGGCATCCGTAGCGCAACCGCTCGACAGCCGGGGACTGTGGAGCAACATGGTTCATGCCGCGCGGGCCGCGGGGCCGCAGCAGCAGGTCGAAATGATCAACCGCTGGGTCAATCAACGGCTGCGCTTCACCGACGATCGCAATCGCGGCGACAGTTGGGCGCCGGCCAGCCAGTCGCTGCTTCGCGGTTCAGGCGATTGCGAGGATTACGCCATCGCCAAGATGAAGCTGCTTGAGGCCGCCGGGTTCGACCGCCGCGCCATGTTCCTCGTCATCGCTCGCGATCTCGTGCGGCAAGCCGATCATGCCGTGCTGGCGGTGCGGATAGACCGCGACCTGATGATCCTCGACAACATGACCGACCAAATTCTGCCCTCGTCACAGGTCAGCGACTATCGGCCGATCATGAGCTTCAACGCCTATGGGCGCTGGACCCATGGCTATCGCGTGACCACGCCACCACCGGTGCGTTTCGCCGCTCGCTGA
- a CDS encoding GcrA family cell cycle regulator, translated as MSWTDERIDQLKAMWEKGLTASQIAEELGGVSRNAVIGKAHRLGLQSRPSPVKANEAPKKAAPVRKPAPVAETEAPKPAPIQHSTPAPVRHPAPVTVAAISPSASAPAADAPPPAPQPRIISVGPGGFLRQGPGDQQAPIPPAPPRRLVPAKPSPEIAGKTTLLDLTERICKWPMGHPGEPDFHFCGQAVNPGFPYCVEHCGRAYQAQLPRGTRRPPPPLPFGGPRVR; from the coding sequence TTGTCCTGGACCGACGAGCGTATCGACCAGCTCAAGGCAATGTGGGAAAAAGGCCTGACCGCCAGCCAGATCGCAGAAGAACTGGGCGGGGTCAGCCGTAACGCGGTAATCGGCAAGGCGCACCGCCTTGGCCTGCAATCGCGTCCCTCACCTGTAAAGGCTAACGAGGCGCCCAAAAAGGCGGCGCCGGTGCGCAAACCGGCGCCTGTTGCTGAAACGGAAGCGCCCAAACCCGCGCCGATTCAACACAGTACGCCTGCGCCTGTGCGTCACCCCGCACCGGTGACGGTGGCGGCGATCTCGCCGTCAGCCTCCGCTCCCGCAGCTGATGCCCCGCCCCCCGCCCCTCAGCCGCGCATCATTTCGGTTGGGCCCGGCGGCTTCCTGCGCCAGGGGCCCGGCGACCAGCAGGCGCCGATCCCGCCCGCCCCTCCCCGCCGCCTTGTGCCCGCAAAGCCCAGCCCGGAAATCGCGGGCAAGACGACCCTGCTCGACCTGACGGAACGGATTTGCAAATGGCCGATGGGTCATCCCGGCGAACCCGATTTCCACTTTTGCGGTCAAGCGGTAAATCCCGGCTTCCCCTATTGCGTCGAACATTGCGGCCGCGCCTATCAGGCCCAGTTGCCGCGCGGCACCCGGCGTCCGCCCCCGCCGCTGCCATTCGGCGGCCCGCGCGTCCGCTAA
- a CDS encoding HlyD family type I secretion periplasmic adaptor subunit, which translates to MISRWINWLRGQPGNKQVILYSGGGMLAFLLWASLAPVDEVTRGQGRVIPSSKAQVIQSAEPTTIEEILVRSGQKVSKGQLLVRLDDAMLASELGQIQAETRSLTARAGRLEKEGTGEGAACTTGGPECQQEQALASVRQSALRSKQEAMSAQVEQRRRELGEAQATIASLSGSVQLSRQRVAMLEPLAAKSIIPQTELLDARREVVDAQGRLNAAQQQASRASAAIREAQAQLSEANFQFRQDALNERSQLEAKIAVNSESLRGAKGRAQRAEIRSPVDGVVNDVQVTTIGGFVSPGQKIMQVVPVGDKLLVEARVKPNDIAFIKTGDRAVVKVTAYDFSIYGGLTGTVQQVAADSVYDEATREAYFTVVVETDRAWLGAGAHKLPITPGMVCDVEIITGRKSVLAYLLKPIMKARSEALRER; encoded by the coding sequence ATGATTTCGCGCTGGATCAACTGGCTGCGAGGGCAACCGGGCAACAAGCAGGTCATATTGTACAGCGGGGGCGGTATGCTGGCTTTTCTGCTGTGGGCCAGCCTGGCGCCCGTGGATGAGGTGACGCGCGGGCAAGGGCGGGTGATCCCGTCCAGCAAGGCGCAGGTCATTCAGTCCGCCGAACCCACCACGATTGAGGAAATCCTGGTTCGATCCGGGCAGAAGGTGAGCAAGGGGCAGCTTCTGGTGCGGCTGGACGATGCCATGCTGGCGTCGGAACTGGGACAGATTCAGGCGGAGACCCGGTCGCTGACGGCGCGCGCCGGACGGCTGGAGAAGGAAGGTACGGGAGAGGGCGCTGCCTGCACAACGGGGGGCCCTGAATGCCAGCAGGAGCAGGCGCTTGCTTCGGTGCGGCAGTCGGCGCTGCGGAGTAAGCAGGAGGCCATGTCGGCGCAAGTCGAGCAGCGCCGCCGGGAGCTGGGCGAGGCGCAGGCGACGATCGCCAGCCTTTCGGGAAGCGTGCAGTTGTCTCGACAGCGGGTCGCGATGTTGGAGCCGCTGGCCGCGAAATCGATCATTCCGCAGACCGAACTGCTCGACGCCCGGCGCGAGGTGGTGGACGCGCAGGGACGGTTGAACGCCGCGCAGCAGCAGGCTTCGCGCGCTTCGGCGGCGATCCGTGAGGCGCAGGCGCAATTGTCCGAAGCCAATTTCCAGTTCAGGCAGGATGCCTTGAACGAACGCAGCCAGTTGGAAGCGAAGATCGCGGTGAACAGCGAATCGCTGCGCGGGGCGAAGGGGCGGGCGCAGCGGGCGGAAATCCGATCGCCGGTCGATGGCGTGGTCAATGACGTTCAGGTGACCACTATCGGCGGTTTCGTCAGTCCCGGCCAGAAGATCATGCAGGTCGTCCCGGTGGGTGACAAGCTGCTGGTCGAAGCGCGGGTGAAGCCCAACGACATCGCCTTCATCAAGACCGGCGACCGTGCGGTGGTGAAGGTGACGGCCTATGATTTTTCGATCTATGGCGGGCTGACCGGCACGGTGCAGCAGGTGGCGGCGGACAGCGTCTATGACGAAGCGACGCGGGAAGCCTATTTCACCGTGGTCGTGGAAACCGATCGCGCCTGGCTGGGTGCAGGCGCGCACAAGCTGCCGATCACGCCGGGGATGGTGTGTGACGTGGAGATCATTACCGGCCGCAAGTCCGTTCTGGCTTACCTGCTGAAGCCGATTATGAAGGCGCGGTCGGAGGCGCTGCGGGAACGGTAA